Proteins encoded by one window of Asterias rubens chromosome 18, eAstRub1.3, whole genome shotgun sequence:
- the LOC117302196 gene encoding phosphatidylinositol N-acetylglucosaminyltransferase subunit P-like: MSNINPAPTPERAIYGFVLYLCSIFIFVLYVIWVFVPESWLHSIGLTYWPQKYWAVAIPVYLSVCFVFAQVFFFSFNLWNAPPLDTIKTFKDPHMRPACPMDSMPAGDEIPINEINRHIYLDR; encoded by the exons ATGTCTAACATAAACCCTGCACCGACGCCAGAGAGAGCAATTTACGGTTTTGTTCTTTACCTCTGCTCAATTTTCATATTTG TTTTGTACGTTATTTGGGTGTTTGTTCCTGAGTCATGGCTTCACAGCATTGGACTCACTTACTGGCCTCAAAA GTATTGGGCAGTTGCTATTCCAGTGTACCTGAGCGTCTGTTTTGTCTTCGctcaagttttctttttttcttttaatcttTGGAACGCACCTCCACTTGATAccattaaaacatttaaag ATCCCCATATGAGGCCTGCTTGTCCCATGGACTCGATGCCTGCTGGCGATGAAATTCCAATTAATGAAATAAACAGACATATCTATCTGGATAGGTGA
- the LOC117302195 gene encoding tetratricopeptide repeat protein 36 homolog, translating into MADRQQERPNDEAVLDAIFNPLLPSGGEVPQGVVDETPENDESEEVRESRDLELQGVHKAEAGDMNSAIDFFNKAVLVSPERASCYNNRAQALRLRGDIIGALEDLNHAIELSNGRSKAACQAYTQRGLIRRLEGNNEDALEDFKKAACLGSTFARSQVVQMNPYAAMCNQMLSDVIGRLQAGEPDYES; encoded by the exons GGCCGACAGACAACAAGAACGGCCGAACGATGAAGCGGTTTTAGACGCTATTTTCAATCCTCTGTTACCGTCAGGTGGTGAAGTTCCCCAAGGAGTTGTTGATGAAACACCTG aaaatgatgaaagtgaAGAAGTCCGAGAGTCTAGAGATTTAGAGCTTCAAGGAGTACACAAGGCAGAAGCTGGTGATATGAATTCAGCCATAGACTTCTTCAATAAAGCTGTACTAGTCTCACCAGAGAGGGCGTCATGCTACAACAACAGAGCGCAAGCCCTACGTTTAAGGGGGGATATAATcg GAGCTCTTGAAGATTTGAACCATGCCATTGAGCTGAGCAATGGACGAAGCAAGGCTGCCTGCCAGGCTTACACACAACGAGGCCTCATCAGAAGACTGGAAGGAAATAATGAGGATGCCTTAGAAGATTTCAAGAAAGCTGCCTGCCTGGGTAGCACCTTTGCAAGGTCACAGGTCGTCCAGATGAACCCCTATGCTGCAATGTGCAACCAGATGCTATCAGATGTCATAGGACGACTGCAAGCTGGAGAACCAGACTATGAAAGTTGA
- the LOC117302194 gene encoding DNA fragmentation factor subunit beta-like encodes MEEQEEEEEEEEEDEAVQVVYKYENIYWSAPREDGTRIAVEGIGDWGLKRSLEKPSSSSAREESSSSKEPITTKKMKLESKAENLPKRKPLKICGVKERTRIGLAAATLKELRTKIQAQFPSPRDFKIVLEEDCTRIDEEDYFKTLPDNTVLMVVTEGKQWTRASSSLEEEFSMGFVEVDGKMNQEETSQRLAQVARRIAENPAILAFLPKVDLEIMADADLNELQVLLCQTKDKAEFIQDACERRLSDMIASDEAIELLKLYHRVKTTKGETLSQAEEGGSLSQKEEGGSLSKTEEGGSLSKT; translated from the exons ATGGAAGAacaggaagaagaagaagaagaagaagaagaagatgaagcaGTGCAAGTAGTTTACAAATATGAAAATATTTATTGGAGCGCCCCTCGAGAAGATGGCACTCGCATAGCAGTTGAAGGAATAGGAG ACTGGGGATTAAAAAGGAGTCTCGAGAAACCGTCTTCCAGCAGTGCGAGAGAGGAAAGCTCTTCATCAAAAGAACCAATTACCACTAAGAAAATGAAATTGGAAAGTAAAGCGGAGAATTTACCAAAACGCAAACCTCTTAAGATCTGTGGAGTTAAGGAACGGACTAGAATCGGGTTAGCTGCAGCTACTCTCAAAGAATTACGAACTAAGATTCAAGCCCAGTTTCCCTCACCCAGGGACTTCAAGATTGTATTGGAAGAGGACTGCACAAGAATTGATGAAGAAGATTATTTTAAGACTTTACCGGATAACACTGTCCTAATGGTTGTGACTGAAGGCAAACAGTGGACAAGAG cATCTAGTTCCTTGGAAGAAGAGTTCAGCATGGGCTTTGTTGAAGTTGATGGTAAAATGAACCAGGAAGAAACCTCCCAGAGACTGGCTCAAGTCGCAAGAAGAATCGCTGAAAATCCTGCAATTTTGGCATTTCTACCTAAGGTTGATTTAGAG ATCATGGCTGATGCAGACCTAAATGAACTCCAAGTCCTACTTTGTCAGACAAAAGACAAAGCTGAATTTATTCAAGATGCATGCGAGAGACGTCTGTCAGACATGATTGCATCAGATGAAGCCATTGAGCTCCTGAAACTTTATCATCGTGTGAAGACGACAAAGGGCGAAACGCTTTCGCAGGCGGAGGAGGGCGGATCTCTTTCGCAGAAGGAAGAGGGCGGATCTCTTTCGAAGACGGAGGAGGGCGGATCTCTTTCGAAGACATAG